The sequence TCGAGCCCCTCACGCCACCCataacaggcaggatttccctggGTCCACAcattcacattcccattccaacatgtcgggcCATGGCTtaggccattctcaggttggaggagcaacatctcatattctgtctaggtagcttctagcttgacggcatgaacattgatttatctaacttccagtgatttctctcacatcctccttctctctttttccatttgccatggctcccctcttaccccttctcttcttacttctcacctccctctggtgcccctcccccattcccatggtccactctcttctccaatCAAATATCTCctacttcagccctttaccttttccacctatcagctcccagcttctcacccacccaccatcccctcacctggcttcacctatcatttgtCAGCTTGTAACCCTCCCACCTTCTTGTGTCTGGCttattcccccttcccttccggtTTGGGTGATGagtctcagcacaaaatgtcaactgtttaattcccctccatagatgctgcctgacctactgagttcctccagtatcttgtgtgtgtggccctggatttccagcatctgcaacatcttgtgtcttcatgtaaAGTATTTATTTTTACAAAGTGTCGTACTTTTTCTGGCTAGTAAAGCATTTTGAAAATCTCTGAAAGTTGAGAAATTTGCACAAAATATTGGAAGTTCACCATGTTTTTCCTTTATGTGCATGTTTTATTTTCCAACCTCCAAATTTATAAGTGGATACAGTGCATACTTTGGAGCTAAATGTACCCAGAACCAAACATTAAAGAGCAAAGAAGATGATTGACAGGAAAGACTGCTGAGAAATGCTGAAAAGCCCCAAACATTGCTCAGACACTGAGCCTTAATGTAATTGTCCTTTGAAGCGGCTCAATTGATTGGGTCAAATTGTAAGTACCATCACCTTCCCAGACACGGGATAGAAGGACAAAGATTCCATCCATGACTGTAGGGCCCTAGAGTTAATCTCCTTTTCACAGGACCTGAAAATATGATCTGATCTCTGTGTATCAGCAACAGCCTAAATATCCTCTCTGATTCATCTACCTGGCAGACAGGTCAAAGGGGATTGGTTGACACTGATAGGAAACACAGCAGGAACTATCTCCTTGGCACCAACCATCAAGTTAAAGCATTGAAGCTTCAGTGTAGGCTCTAATACCTTTGTTCCTATTCAGAGTCCTTGCTCTCATCACTGTTGTGCAGCAACTTCTTCTGCAAGGAGGCAGCTATTTTCTTGGAAGTCTTTTTAAGCAGGGGGTTTTCTGGGTGGTTCTGCCTCATGTGGAGGTAGAGGTCCTCTTGGTTTATGGCTGTGAAGCCACACTCCTCACAGACGTAGAGCTTAGCTCTTCTCTCCTTGTAGCTGTACTTCTGTGCCACGCCATGGATTTTCTTCAGGTGTGACTCCAAGGAGCATCTCTGCGTAAAGGCTTTGTGGCAAAGGCTGCATTTGTAGGGGCGAATACCTACACAGGAAATAAAAAACATTGCAGCTTTTATGAACAGTTTCAACTTTATTACCATACCTTCACCTTCTCCATAATATGGActctctctgactgaagaaagcTTTCAGACTATAGAGGTACACAATACCTTGCTGACAGTACCAGGGGAGCTTGTTTCTCTGAGGAAGTTTCAGAAATAAGTTGAGCCTCATGCAATGTCCAGGGGACAACTTGTATTTTATTACATTGCAAGTTAGCTCCGGCAGACTAGGTAGATGAGATCCAGTGCTTCATGAAGAACAGAGGGCATatcaaggcacagaagaagtcatagtcatccactgcaaccaaggaataTACCAGTTGTGACAGCTGTTTGAaccactggacccagacatcAGAGGCCGAGAGAGtgaaactgccccagtgcaacagcttttccattttaaaaactctcctgcaaagGCTCTGTCACCGTTGGATACGACAGACAACCAATCATTTTACATCACATGGGGGGGCAGGGCTAATGAAAGGGGTAACAATGGTGATGGGATGTCAAAACCAAAGAATCACAAGCAGGGGTAAGCCACTTGGActttaagtctgctccaccgttcagtGGGATCATGTCTGATCTTCCACCTCTGCCACTTTTCTATGGTTCTCGATTTCCCCAAGAATCCAGAAATCTATCAATCCCTGTTTTGAGTGAACTCAGTGGCTTAACCTccatatttagagatacaacaaggtaacaggcccttctggcccagtgagctcTTGgcacctaattacacccatgggaCCATTCTCCTACTGAgcagtgtgtctttggaatgtgggagagaacCGGAAccgacatggtcacagggagaattttACACACTCCTTACGGATCATGGCAGGAGTTCAACCCTGCCATTATAATAGCATTACAGTAATGCTACCTGCGTGGATTTGAGCACGGTGAAAGGTGGAGTCCAGAGGCAATATATGCTGGCTACCACCCTTCCCCACACTGAACTTTGAGGCAGGATCTTGATCTGTGTTGACAATTCCTCCCCTAAGACTGACTACATTTGTCACTTAACCCGGAGAGTTCCCCCCGGCAGCTTGTTTGTTGAACCTCAAAATTCTTCTGAACTCGAGAAAACACAGACTAGATTTTTTCAATCTCTTATATGGTACATCTGTCTTCCCTGGGAGCAgcaatgtcagaatcaggtttattatgactggcatatgtcataaaatgtgttgttttgcagcagcagtacagagcaatacacaaaacatattataaattataataaatatactACTTTATTCcttatacctgtacacctgcttgttaatgcaaatatctaatcagccaatcatgtggcagcaactcaacgtataaaagcatgcagacatggtcaagaggttcagttgtcactcagaccaaacattagaatgggaaggaaatgtgatctaagtgactttgactggggaatgtttgttggtgccagatcgggtgatttgagtatctcagaaactgctgacctcctgggacttCCACGCACAGAAGTCTCCAGAATTTACAGGGAAtactgcaaaataaaaaaaacatcctGTGGGCAAAATCTCCTTGTTATGAGAgagatcaaaggagaatggccagactggttcaagctgacaggaaggcgacagtaactcaaataaccacctgttacaacagtggagtgcagaagagccttgaagtggattggctacagcagcagaagatcatgaacacgcactcaatggccactttattaagtacaggagatatCTAGtaaaatgtatataaaaaaagtagtgcagaaagagcaacaacagtaaggtagtgttcgtgggttcattgtcagtttagaaatctgatggcagaggggaagaagctgttgctaaaacagtttgtatcttcaggctcctgtacctcctcccttatgGCAGTGATGAAAGGAGGGTGactcctggatgatgggggtccttaatgatggatgctgccttttgaagatgtcctcgatactgGGGAGGCTGCTGCCATGGTGGAgcgggctgagtttacaaccttctgcagctttttacgatcctgtgcattggctcctccatatcagacggtgatgcaaccagttagaatgttctcctaagtacatctgcagaaatttgctagtctttggtgacataccacgtctcctcaaactcctaatgaaatgtatccactggtgtgccttcttcataattgtatcaatatgttggacccaggatagaccctcagaTGTTGAtccttgaagctgctcaccctttccacagccGACCCTTCAATAATCAGATTTACTACCTGCCATACTCCTTCCAGAGGTGAAAGTAAAACCGTAAACATGTAGATAGGCCCTCCATTGATcaaggtcaaccatggatgtcgCATGCTTGCTGTCTACAcaaacctgggcagtacgatttggagagcaagctgttgcccatgcagcaggccccccccaccccacccatgcagctgatgaatccaaaggaatgtcGGAGATCAATACGGTTTTGTgtcagcagcgtcacaggagttgccagtcagcagtgaattcaacgtaggactgcctcaaggactccagctctggatttttcctcagcatttgctcccaaagccttccccatgagtgggtatagccgcaaggcagtgggggtttcaaatcagagttttccttctagatgagctgccaaccacggcccCGTCGGCCCGCAGTAAACACGTACATGTTGTAAAAAAGTGTACTGGTGAGAAAATGGCTGCAACAACTATACAAATGGGTTTAACAGGCCACATTAGCAATGTCACTGAACCAGTCAGAAATTTCACCTTCAACACTTCCTCACTCTGTGGCTaataaaatttttatttttacGTAGGAAGTATCCATTCCTAGTTGGAGCAGAAGTGAATGCTAGAAACACTTggtaggtcaggcagtgtctgtagaGTGTGGGGGTTTGCTGGGCTACTTCAGCCCCCGTTGTCATACTGACTGGAAGCTCTCAGCTCTTGTGTAACATACAGAGAGGAGTTTCCAAAACTAGGGTCATTCTGCTTTGAGCCGAGAAGGTTGAGAGAtcaaagggggcataattttaaagtgactgcGGAAATGAATGGGGGGAACGTTAGAGGTAGTTCTTTTAACCTgtagaatggtgggtgtgtggaatgtgctgctggtagaggcagatacattagaaacatttaagagacttaagTAGGCACAGGGACAAAAGAAAAATGCAGGGTATGCGGGAGGCGGTGGTCGAGTTGATATTGGCGTAGGTTAAatgcatcatgggctgaagggcttgtctgtgctgtagtgttctatgatgaGACCAAAACTGCCATAATACTGCTAGAACAGTCTCACCAGGAGCCTGGACGAGAAGACTAATTGAAGTGGTCACAGATTCACTTTTTGAGAGTGTCTTTAGGGGTAAAGAATGGGAGGGTTTTGGTTGGGGGAGGTTGCAGAGCTGACTGTCTGGGCACCTGAAGGTACAGACACAGCACTGCACTCAGTATCAGATGTTTATTAGGCTTCACACTCTACACACAGTGACTCCAGGTTCAAGTCACCAAATTAAACCCATAGCAGCCACCAACTCTAGTACTTTTCTGGAGGTTTTCAGTCACACTCAATGCCTTTACTCCGAAAAAAATAGACGCGGTGGAATGTGTTTTCGTGAAGAAGAATGCTGAGTAAGTATTGGTTTTAGATATTCTGTAGCACACATttgatgaatctatggaaaatAAGGTGCTAGATGTAAGATATCTTTTGGACTATTGTTCTTAGGATTCATTCACCATCTGAATGGGATCCTGTTCCACTCAATATGACCAATAAATATGAATTCCACAGTAATGAAAACAATGATAAGAGGGgacacacaagtgtaaagaaataCTGGCAATGTAAGTCATCTGTGTCAAGGCGACTAGTCCAATCACCAGGTTATTGCTACCCTGCTACACCTCATTTCCCTAGACCCCTCTGGCCCTCTCCACCTATTGTCCCTGCAATGTTCTTCCGTCTCCATTCACCCTCCCTGAACCCTACTttctccagacctgcctctcCCATGGATTGGCACAGTAATGTAACATCTGCTGGAaggctggggttcaattcctgttgctgtctgcaaggagtttgtatgttctccccacgacGGCGTATGAcaactcccccactcccctctccccatccactctatctaggcctttcaacgttcaatggttttcaatgagatctcccttgttttctaaactccaatgagtaaaggctcagagacatcaaatgatcctcatatgatatgcttttcattgctgggatcattctcatgaacctcctctgagccctctccaatgccagcacatcttttcttagataaggggcccaaaactgctcccaatactccagtgctttataaaatctcaacatacCATCCTTTTTATAatccattccccttgaaatgaggggtaacattgcatttggcttccttacaagtgactcaacctgcaagttaaattttagggaatcctgcacaaggactctcaagtccctttgcacgtctgatttttgaatttagaaaatagtgtacactatttatttattccttctaccaaagtgagtGACCATACAATTCTCTATacttcatctgtcacttctttgcccattcacccaaaCTGTcataaatccttctgcagacttcctcggcACTACCTGCACCTTCACCTATCTCTGTACTgtccataaacttggccacaaagtcatcgatTCCATcctcaaaatcattgacatataacgtgaaaagagtTGGTCCGaacactgacctctgtggaacatcactagtcaccaacagccaaccagaaaaggccgcctttattcccattctccatcccctgccagtcagccaaccttctatcaatgctagtatttttcctataatgccatgggctcttttcTTGTTTATCAGCCTCATGTGccgcaccttatcaaaggccttctaaaaagccaagtaaacaacagtAATTTGGAAGAAGCAGGATAAGTTCATCCCAAGAAGAAGaaacattctaaagggaggatgaggcaaccatggctgacgagggaagccaaagacagcataaaagcaaaagaaacagaATATAACATCACACAAATTAGTAgaataacaaaacaaaaaataacagTACAGGCTGTGCTGAGTTTTTaggctactccaagatcaacctaacccttcccttccatataatcctccattttcctttcatccatgtgcctatcccagtttttcttaaatgtccttgatgtatctgcctctaccaccaactttGGCAGCATATTCCATGCATCCAGTACTCCCTGTGTAAAACATTAAAAGAGGATACGTACCGGAAGATTTTCAGATagagtatataaagagtagaatAAAGGCAAGATTGGACATTggtctgctggaaaatgacattggagaggtagtaataagaaacaaagaaatggtggatgaactccttaagtattttcttagagtcatagaaaagtgcagcacagaaacaggcccttcagcccatctaattcaTGTCTAACCATTTAACCATGGctactctcatcgacctgcacctggaccatagccctaccatctatgtgcctatccaaacttctcttaaacgttgaaattgattCCGCATGCAtcttcacccttagcccatgacgtCTGGTtatagtcctacccaacctcagtggaaaaagcctgcttgcatttaccctatctatacccctcattattttgtatacccctatcaaacctcctctcaatcatctacattccaaagaataaagtacagtactaacctattcattttttctttctaactcaggtcttccagattcagcaacattcttgtgaattttttttgtattctttcaaccttatttacatcttttctttaGGTAGGTGATCGAATCTGC comes from Mobula hypostoma chromosome 8, sMobHyp1.1, whole genome shotgun sequence and encodes:
- the LOC134350177 gene encoding putative transcription factor Ovo-like 1 isoform X2, giving the protein MLNRHLKCHNQVKRHLCTYCGKGFNDTFDLKRHVRTHTGIRPYKCSLCHKAFTQRCSLESHLKKIHGVAQKYSYKERRAKLYVCEECGFTAINQEDLYLHMRQNHPENPLLKKTSKKIAASLQKKLLHNSDESKDSE